The Manihot esculenta cultivar AM560-2 chromosome 17, M.esculenta_v8, whole genome shotgun sequence genome contains the following window.
TATATATtcagttaattaaaaaatattacattatttaaaattactaagaatttattcaaaattatggTGAGccactaaaattataatatgttaatataTTGGTTGAATGTAATTACAGGGTTGTGTATaagaaattttcattaattatatctTCGATTTACATCAAATTGTTTCATGTATGGATGTAAACGTCAAATGGATTTGGTTCCCTGTGAGTTCCATCGCTAAGCTTAGATGGAGTTTGATGTCATTAAACACTGGCTTTGGTAAGTCAATAGCCTACCAGGAATTTTAACCTTTGAAAATATGCACTAGCAGCAAACACTCTTCTCTACACCTCCATTGACTTTTCTTTTGATGAGATAGAGATTTAGTATGGTAAACCTCATGTTTACCAAAAAAATTGTTGTTGGAGCTTTGTCTGTAGATCTATTTGTGTTTGGAGTTTGATATCGGTAATTTTAAATGCGGTCCTGTGTTGTCTCATAACTCCAACTGTTGATTTGCACTTTTCTTGTGTTTTTTTACTGACAAGTATCATATAAAGAATTTCTAGCAATTGTGATATTAACATTTTTTGCTCTTAGGGGAACTTGAGTTGCCGTTTATGGCACTAGTCTTGGTGATTGTGGCTCCCTATCAAGAACCTGAGATAAGTGGATGCCTCATGTAAGGAGAAGCAAAtttgttatttcttttttattgccTTACATGTATTTGTCACTTTGCCTCTATAGGGAAACAAAAGAGGGGGCTATTATTGCCTTAGTGATTACAGGCTATTTGGGTTTCCAGCAATTTTCACGCCTACGCAACTTGCAAAAATCATCTGAGCAAGGTTCAATCATTGCCACCTTGGCCATCATTTCTATCGCCATCATCCCATGCTTGTACTTTGTTTAAATTTAGTACCCTATTAGTTTGTTTTAGCATTGATCATTAGTAAATTACTAGGTTCACATAAAGCATGACATACATAAGACAATAATCATTAGTTATGATCGTTATTCTCATGTTATGTAAAAGGATGAATTCTTTGAAAGAAGCAACAAATTGTCTACAATTCTCACATGTGGAGCATAAGCCTCCATCTTCATCTGTTATCCTTATTGGTAATGATATACattcttctattattttttgCATGGCTGTGCTTATATTGTAGTGAATACCCCCAATAGACAAACTGCTCAATCTACCCTTTCTTTATTAGGTTAGTGATTATTTGTAGTTTGAATCACTATTTTTTGAAAGTTCATGTGCTATTGTTTATCTCATTCAATAAGTTCATGTGATCGCCAATAACAATTACATCTTTCTTCTCTGTTTATGTAGTTCTAAAACCATAGAATCTTACTAGTAATTTATTATGCTAAAGCTGACGAGAAGGTGACTAATCTAACTTGCCTACAAGTACAAGAACCTAAGATGTTTTATGCTCTTCTTCATTTTCTGTGGGTTTCTTAATAAACTAATAAGCATTCAATAATGGAGTATAGCAAATAGATGTATGGTGAGAATGAGAGAACATCTTGAAGTTGACTCTCACTGCCTCCGCAGAAGTTGACGAAATTTGGCGACAACCAAGGAAACTGCCGTCTCATTTAAGAGAGAAATAAACTCGATTCCCATATGCTTAGAGATGATTTGCAAGAAGAATTGATCCCACAGTAGCCATTGGAGAACAGAGGAGCAGGAAACTGAATGAAACAGAGGTGGCTGAACTGGGCAAGCCTGTTGGTTCTGCCACACCGTAGGGTGTGGTTGTTATAGGTGGAGTCATCGTAGTCGGAGTGGTGGTTGTAGTGGTTGGAGTCATTGGGGTTGGGTTCACTGGTGGACTTAAGCTGTATTTGCAAGAATATGAATTAGTACTGAATGGGCATCAAATTGGCGAAGAATACTAGATGGTATTAGAGATGAATGTGAAAGATTACCTGGGTGTTGAGTTGGGTGATGCATATTGACAGTTTCCACTACCTGCAAAATGCAAATGGAGAAGTCAATAAAACTCACAAGAAAGGCTTTATGAGTTTCAGATTTTTCATATGTTGAGCTGGTGAAAGCAACAAAGCTAGGCTTCTAACATCATTATTAATACAAATATTTAGGACAGTGTCTGAAAAGTAAGGTGATATCTTCTGCAGCAATTCATGGGAATAATTGGGTAAAGTTTGGATTTTGGAAAGGAAGTTTCTTTGGAAGAAGcctagtctttttttttttccagataTTGTTATACACAAGTGAATTTAGGTTACACAAGGTATTGTCAAATTTCTTGAGATTTAGACAATATGCTCTAAATTCTAGAATTCTGATACTCTCCACTCACTTTATGGCATACGACATGAAATATGTGTCCAACAGATATTCATGTACTCAGTTTAGTTAATAAAACATTCTTCCCTCGAGATAAAAAGCatgtatttatataaaaattgttatttagCTGTATTTTCGATTGTATTAATTGATTATCTATTTAGActataattattactatttaactttatagttttttattctaatttatctatataacataatatatccaAGCACTCGTATCTAAATTTAGATTTATGTCCCGTATTTTCTATTTAGAAAGTTGGTGAGACATAGGGATATGTATCCATTTTTTAAGCTATTCCAAGTAACATAGTTCTCAAAGATGAAATGAATGATTATGCATCAAGAACATTTCTTACTCGGGTCAGTGCTGGTAAGTTGTGCCGTTCCGCCGAATACACAACTGTTAGGAATTGGATTCTTCTGGTAATAATTATTGAAGGCATAAGAAGCATGGTCCCTGACAGTATTTGGGTTGTAACAACTTGCACCTGATTGAATTGCTGAACAGTCTGCACCGCCATAGCCGCAGGCATAGTCAAGAGCTACCTGTAAAGCAGTTTCTGCAGCAGTTGGACTTGCAATACACCACGATCCTCCTGATGAGGTTGGAGTTCCAGTAGCCGGAGGTGTTGTTGTGACTGCAGCTGGTGCTGGAGGCGTTGTTGTGATTATAGTTGGTGCTGGAGGTGACTCTATTGGATTTACAATTGGGCTTGTTGTTCCAGGAGTTGTTGGGTTGACAATGGGAATTGTTCCTGTAGTGTCTAATTGGGTGGTGAAGACTGGAGATGAGAAGGGTATTTGGTTTTCTTGATTGTCTGCTATTCTGTTTTTCTGGATTTCTTCCAGAGGAGGTGTTTCTGCAACACTTGAGCCTGAAGCAATCAAAAGGTTAATAAGCTTATCTTATCTTTTATGTTAGGAGGATTTAAAAAAAGCTGAAGAATTTGATTTCAAAACTTTATTCCTTTAGCTCATCTCTGCGTTTCTATTGCTATACTAGAAAGAAGTAAATTTCTATCTGTTGATTGTTTCAGGCAAAAACAAGTTTTATTCAGAAAAGGTGACTGCTTCATTATTGAGATGAAGGTAATTATCTCCATTTTCCTATTCAAATTCAAGATAGGACAGAGAATATCACAATATCATGTAAAGTAGATGAACAAACAGCATCATATAAATATGCTAAGAAATTGGAATtcctgaaagaaagaaaattaatcACCTGAGGTGAAGAAAAAAAAGTAGAGGAAGATGGTGAAATATCGAGCAACATGAGAACCCATGTCTCTAAAATTCTATTTGTTTTTGAACTTTCCTTGCTTGTCAAGAACAATGACAGAGAAGCTAAGAGAAGCACCAATGGTGTTAATGCAAAGAAGAGTTTAAATATCATTCTTGCATAAGTTATATAAATAAAACATGAAGAATCAAAGCTTCCTTGGATCATAGAGAGATGGAATATAAGAAAACTTGAGAAATGAGGAATTGGGTAGCTAAATTTTGCAAGCAAGACAAGGTGCAAAGGAAGGtggcaaaaaataaaaagtgcaTGAGATGGAAAAGGCAAAAGATTAATATGTTGGAGTTCTAAATCTGATGTTTGAGATGCTATGCTGATAGTTTAATAACATAAGGTAATGTTCTGGCCTTTCTTTTTTTCCCTTTGCGGTTCCCTTTCTACTGTTTATGGGACAAAATCAAAAAGTTAAAGGTGGCTACCTAGTTTGTATAATTCAGCAGTTAATTCTTTAAATTCAATCTGCTAAAATTAAATTCGATTCTCATCGTCTCCAtgtcggaaaaaaaaaaaaaagtagctaAACCTAAGGCAAGTTTTTGTTACTTCATTAAATTATGCTTACtttggtttaattttataattaaaaatatatcactCGCTCTATTAAACACATACTTCAAAAAAAagtttcattaaattttaataataaaaacccTAATCTACCAATTACGTTTCGTCAGCCTATTGATTAGGTGTTTAGAGCTTTatagatataaaaataaaacctgTCCAAGGAGAAAATAAGGAAACCTTGTATGAGAATAAAACGTAAAGTTCAGGATATACCCTTATTTAGCATaaatctgttttttttttaaaaaaaaaaaagaatactacttaattctaataattaatcttttaattttaaaaaatttattaaaatattttttacatttaaaaaaactcatctattaattttttcattaaatattttactatttaatctctgtaattttaaaaaatttattagttggtctctcggacttttacaaaatttactacttttacaaaatttactaattaataccTTCGATCAGAGTCTTTTAAactgttttaaaatatttaattgttaaaattaatgaaaagaaTAATTAGTAGACCTTTTAAAACGTGaataacgttttaatatatttttcaaaatcgaaagactaattagtaaatttttttatatcataaaaactaaacagtaattctaaaaaaaattgtacATTTGAGATTCAAtccaacttttattttttttatgtatataacATAGGTAAATACCTcatctataaaattttttaaacacttatttgcttaatttttcttttgataaatataattatttcaaaaatacATATTAACTTAGGTATCTATTTATTCTCGATAATTacgtattaattaattaaggtatCATCCGATCATAACAATGTCTAAATACATGACACCAATGGCAGAATTCTGCAGTTGGTATTATGGAGGAAGCAAAGCATACGTATCtcctttttataaatttttaaacagATCGACTAGTTagctaattattattattaataataaggataaccaaataaaatattttatcatattactGTTTTTACGAATGCTTAACTCCCAtgatatttttgaaataaatatatatttgttaTACAGTTAATTTATAATccccattaaaaaaattacataattatgaatgatttctatatttaattattaaaaaaatcaatttaattgaattttttacaattttttttatttcaaacataTGTTCAACACACATGCGACTAAATCTATGACCACTGAAACACTGACATTCAAGCTGAGATTGAGGTTCGGAAGAAGAGTCAAACTCAAGATCCATCAGAGCCCACTATCCATCAAAATCCACTACATAAGTTAAGTTAATCTACCAGCACACCATCCAATTCAGAATTTGCTAGATTTGCACACTTGCTTTCTACTGTGAACATGTTTTTCCCTTGTTGATTAAGCAAGTTAAATTTTCATGATATCAGCATGGAAATCTCTACCATATAACCAAACTTAATTGTCCCAtctgattcaattttttttccctAAATGATCATTTAGATACTATCgaaattttgttttattattttagcatTTAGCATTTTTATAACTAGAACTTATggtatttaattttgaattattttttaatatccttTATTTATAGACATTCTCTCCACAACAATTTTAATAGCCATACCAAACATATCCTTAATAAATTTCatgaaataataaaagagattACGAGTAGAATGGGATAATTACACGAAAAGTGCCTTgaacttttaattaattgataaatattttattcttttgacTAATTTGTCTCATTCACTCTCCATCTTCCACTTACGTTCATGGCGCATTAGggggaaagaaaaaaagaaaaaactttaaGGACTAGCATGCACTTTTCCATTTTCAAACGAGGACTCGATGTATAAAAATGTGAAAGTTCAAAAACATGCATTTTTTTGGTGAAATCTAAACCTATCACAAGTTCTAAGTAAAGAATTCCATTTGTAATCACATCTTTAAGCTAAGGAAGAAATAAAATTGTTCTTTATTCTCCAAGTGCTCCTAGTCTCCAAACTTCTTCAAGGGTTCATTCTTTTGCTTCTTGTGAAGAAAAATTTCCATTACAAGTTCACCTTCAAACTGTAAATTGTGAAGCAGCTAGCTCATTGGAAACTTTGCTGAAGTAGATGCCTTGGGTCAACATACGCTTCTCAGTTCACATGGATTAGATGCTATCTTTCCCAGTACAATTGTCATTCTACTGCAGCTGATTATTTCATGGCTTTACTTCAATATGcataaatttttaagaaataggTAAGGAGCATCATCGTTTTTTATTCATATTGCATTGCGACAAATGCCTTGTCACATCAGCCCAAGCTGCACATAGAGGTTTCTTCATGTTATACCTGGCCATTTCCATTTAACTTCCAAAAGAGGATGATGAAGAATATGATAATAACCTGGAATATTTTCATAATCAGGCTCTATTCCGTTGCCATTTATGTCCATGTGTTTCGGTGTCACATACTTCCCAACAGTCACAACCACTCCAGATCCATCGCGAAGCTCAAAGACAGATTGAATCAAACCCTGGGGAAAAAAAACGCATGGTAGTATCAGTTATTAAAAGATCCCAACATTGGTTACCATATTAGTCGCTAAACTGTTAGGGCTTGATGATCATATAAACT
Protein-coding sequences here:
- the LOC110604996 gene encoding PLASMODESMATA CALLOSE-BINDING PROTEIN 3, which gives rise to MGSHVARYFTIFLYFFFFTSGSSVAETPPLEEIQKNRIADNQENQIPFSSPVFTTQLDTTGTIPIVNPTTPGTTSPIVNPIESPPAPTIITTTPPAPAAVTTTPPATGTPTSSGGSWCIASPTAAETALQVALDYACGYGGADCSAIQSGASCYNPNTVRDHASYAFNNYYQKNPIPNSCVFGGTAQLTSTDPSSGNCQYASPNSTPSLSPPVNPTPMTPTTTTTTPTTMTPPITTTPYGVAEPTGLPSSATSVSFSFLLLCSPMATVGSILLANHL